A single Paratractidigestivibacter faecalis DNA region contains:
- a CDS encoding AAA family ATPase → MRNPFKPTAGAEPPILIGRDDVVLAFEEGLDNGCGAPGRLMRISGPRGSGKTVLLNDLGDRARDAGWKVVDVSAGSDFLSDLFHELAPQRELSGAKVSLNLPFASGEVSLVQDEPSLRDLIRKASESSAGLLVTVDEVQDAELGQMQTVAHAVQHLIREGKDVAFVFAGLPMGVADLINGKAMTFLRRALSEELGAINIQEVSLSLGDSFRGTGMDVSKDMLSELAEATGGYPYLIQLVGYYVWQRARIHHDDNPVVTSQDVSEGVSIAMSRFHEAVHEPAISGLSSTAVDYLLAMARDPGPSSAKDLAARLGRSTKSLSSVRRQLIQRQVIEPVRRGYVDFAIPFMRKYLVENEEEIRERF, encoded by the coding sequence ATGCGCAACCCATTCAAGCCAACTGCGGGAGCGGAGCCGCCTATCCTCATCGGGCGCGATGACGTCGTCCTTGCCTTTGAGGAGGGTCTCGACAATGGATGCGGCGCGCCGGGGCGTCTGATGCGAATCAGTGGCCCAAGAGGCTCTGGCAAGACGGTTCTGCTCAATGATTTGGGTGACCGTGCACGCGACGCAGGGTGGAAGGTCGTTGACGTCTCTGCGGGCTCAGACTTTCTATCCGACCTTTTCCACGAGCTTGCTCCCCAGCGGGAACTTTCAGGGGCAAAGGTCAGCCTCAACCTGCCGTTTGCCTCGGGGGAGGTCTCTCTTGTACAAGACGAGCCCAGTCTGCGTGACCTCATCCGCAAAGCAAGCGAGTCCTCTGCCGGCCTCTTGGTGACCGTTGACGAGGTGCAGGATGCCGAGCTTGGACAGATGCAGACGGTGGCCCATGCTGTTCAGCACCTCATCAGGGAGGGGAAGGACGTCGCCTTCGTCTTCGCCGGGCTGCCAATGGGCGTGGCGGACCTCATCAACGGCAAGGCAATGACATTCCTGAGGCGCGCCCTGAGCGAGGAGCTGGGAGCAATCAATATCCAAGAGGTTTCTCTCTCCCTCGGCGACAGTTTCAGAGGTACTGGAATGGACGTCTCAAAGGACATGCTGTCGGAGCTTGCCGAGGCGACTGGCGGATATCCCTACCTGATTCAGCTTGTCGGCTACTATGTGTGGCAACGAGCCCGCATTCACCATGACGACAACCCTGTCGTCACCAGCCAAGACGTCTCCGAAGGCGTCTCCATTGCAATGAGTCGCTTTCATGAGGCGGTCCACGAGCCAGCGATCAGCGGCCTCAGTTCCACAGCGGTTGATTATCTCCTTGCCATGGCTAGGGACCCTGGCCCCTCCTCGGCCAAGGACCTTGCGGCAAGGCTCGGGAGGTCTACGAAGTCGCTTTCTTCGGTCAGGAGGCAACTTATCCAGCGGCAGGTTATAGAACCCGTTCGCCGTGGTTATGTGGACTTTGCCATTCCCTTCATGAGGAAGTATCTGGTGGAGAACGAGGAAGAGATAAGAGAGCGGTTCTGA
- a CDS encoding DUF1015 domain-containing protein translates to MHAEPFACYRPAPESAAEFAALPYDVFDREGAAAYVSEHPRSFLAIDRPETGFSPDHDMYADDVYAHAAELLHERVADGTLVRDGRPCYYLYRLEQDGREQTGIVAACSLDDYNNGVIRRHESTRRAKEADRVRHIRATGCQTGPIFLAYRDNPALEALVEAAKGAEPLYDFTDGEGVRQTVWRVARPAAVEAFQMMLAYIPRAYIADGHHRAASAARVCQEMRTEEGREHTGREAYNYLLCVLFPASQLTVLPYERVVADAAGMGEDELVAAVAATGFEVGPRREEPVEPGERGTFGMYAFGAWRELRFVDGEAVAADPVARLDASVLQDRVLGPVLGIGDPREDPRVSFVGGAAGLGELERRAGKTGVAFSLHATSVDELMAVADAGLLMPPKSTWFEPKLRSGLFIRRIANKNTVIDGVGRPAPRED, encoded by the coding sequence GTGCACGCCGAGCCCTTTGCCTGCTACCGCCCCGCGCCGGAGTCCGCCGCGGAGTTTGCCGCCCTGCCCTACGACGTCTTTGACCGCGAGGGGGCGGCCGCCTACGTGAGCGAGCACCCCCGCTCCTTTTTGGCCATAGACCGCCCCGAGACGGGCTTCTCGCCTGACCACGACATGTACGCGGACGACGTCTACGCACACGCGGCCGAGCTCCTGCACGAGCGCGTGGCCGACGGCACCCTGGTGCGCGACGGCCGCCCCTGCTACTACCTCTACCGCCTGGAGCAGGACGGCCGCGAGCAGACGGGCATCGTGGCCGCGTGCTCGCTCGACGACTACAACAACGGCGTCATCCGCCGCCACGAGAGCACCCGCCGCGCCAAGGAGGCGGACCGCGTCCGCCACATCCGCGCGACAGGCTGCCAGACGGGTCCGATCTTCCTCGCCTACCGCGACAACCCGGCGCTGGAGGCGCTGGTGGAGGCCGCAAAGGGCGCGGAGCCCCTCTATGACTTCACAGACGGCGAGGGCGTCCGCCAGACCGTCTGGCGCGTGGCCCGCCCGGCCGCCGTCGAGGCCTTCCAGATGATGCTGGCCTACATCCCGCGCGCCTACATCGCCGACGGCCACCACCGCGCCGCCTCGGCCGCCCGCGTCTGCCAGGAGATGCGCACCGAGGAGGGACGCGAGCACACCGGCCGCGAGGCCTACAACTACCTGCTGTGCGTTCTCTTTCCGGCAAGCCAGCTCACCGTGCTGCCCTACGAGCGCGTGGTGGCGGACGCCGCCGGCATGGGCGAGGACGAGCTCGTGGCGGCCGTGGCGGCGACGGGCTTTGAGGTGGGGCCTAGGCGGGAGGAACCCGTGGAGCCAGGCGAGCGCGGGACCTTTGGCATGTACGCCTTCGGTGCCTGGCGCGAGCTGCGCTTCGTTGACGGGGAGGCCGTCGCGGCGGACCCTGTGGCGCGCCTGGACGCCTCCGTCCTGCAGGACCGCGTGCTGGGACCAGTGCTGGGCATCGGCGACCCGCGCGAAGACCCGCGCGTGAGCTTTGTCGGCGGGGCGGCCGGGCTGGGCGAGCTCGAGCGCCGCGCCGGAAAGACGGGCGTGGCCTTCAGCCTCCACGCCACCTCGGTGGACGAGCTCATGGCCGTGGCCGATGCCGGTCTGCTGATGCCGCCCAAGTCAACCTGGTTTGAGCCCAAGCTTAGAAGCGGCCTGTTCATCCGCCGCATCGCCAACAAGAACACCGTCATCGACGGCGTGGGCAGGCCCGCGCCCAGGGAGGACTAG
- a CDS encoding translation initiation factor 2, whose amino-acid sequence MRGEHLVTVRNNKVQIKLPIRRNLTILKGRSATGKSTLIDLVGQFDELGPDSGVVVSCDVPCKVLSGKNWQRDLELISGSIVFIDEDNAFMRSREFAHAAKNSDNYYVLVAREALPQLPYSVDEIYELRNTGRSSSKYPAYSRTYTSAHKVYGPRQFDGARPDLVVVEDSNSGFDFFSALCQKSGVPCVSAKGKTNVFRTVRDAGANSILVIADGAAFGPEIETVLALARYKRLQLFLPESFEWLVLSSGLFKDKKTQDMLLHPADFIESADFFSWERFFTRQLVELTSGSYLAYEKSSLNPAYLEARQRAILEASLPKLGLE is encoded by the coding sequence ATGAGAGGCGAGCACCTGGTCACCGTCAGAAACAACAAGGTGCAGATCAAGCTTCCCATTCGCCGCAATCTCACCATCCTGAAGGGGAGAAGCGCAACCGGAAAGTCCACGCTCATCGACCTCGTGGGCCAGTTCGACGAGCTTGGTCCAGACAGTGGAGTGGTCGTCAGCTGCGATGTGCCTTGCAAGGTCCTTTCCGGCAAAAACTGGCAGCGCGACCTTGAGCTCATCAGCGGAAGCATCGTCTTCATTGATGAGGACAACGCTTTCATGAGGTCGCGCGAGTTTGCGCATGCGGCCAAGAACAGCGACAACTACTACGTGCTCGTTGCACGTGAGGCCCTGCCTCAGCTGCCCTACAGCGTCGACGAGATTTACGAGCTCAGAAACACGGGCCGCTCATCGTCGAAGTACCCCGCCTACTCAAGGACCTACACCTCGGCGCACAAGGTCTATGGACCTCGTCAGTTTGACGGCGCGCGGCCAGATCTTGTGGTGGTCGAGGACAGCAACTCGGGCTTCGACTTCTTCTCAGCGCTTTGTCAGAAGAGTGGAGTTCCCTGCGTGAGTGCCAAGGGGAAGACTAACGTCTTCCGTACGGTTCGCGACGCTGGAGCAAACTCGATTCTGGTCATCGCCGACGGTGCGGCTTTTGGACCCGAGATCGAGACGGTCCTCGCGCTTGCTCGCTACAAGAGACTGCAGCTCTTTCTTCCTGAGTCCTTCGAGTGGCTGGTGCTGAGCTCCGGCCTCTTCAAGGACAAGAAGACGCAGGACATGCTTCTACATCCAGCGGATTTCATCGAAAGTGCCGACTTCTTCAGCTGGGAGCGCTTCTTTACCAGGCAGCTTGTGGAGCTGACCTCGGGAAGCTATCTTGCCTATGAGAAGTCCAGCCTCAATCCTGCCTATCTGGAGGCAAGGCAACGCGCAATCCTTGAGGCCTCACTGCCAAAGTTGGGACTCGAGTAG
- a CDS encoding tetratricopeptide repeat protein → MGAAKGPLSGLGRLVSALAGRGRAAAEKGTEAEDAQVAPAAASREAGEKGAAGASATAEAETEAAPSESALDMAALVRELLGSREPLGRLRGFVTDVEGRAAGDASRQDALLPCGRERHLARRLREAGLFDDDVELPGLRVIQPRMTGLVYLRVTDRELPYLAKLRVMALEAALNEALLSQAMPDANPAAGERDLVRDERLLRRSIAEQARTLGPATEPDDGCGEWGCRRALAYGIEAFQLPFRLKADFRVNAAAGAAAFELALVPPRVMPGEAWVDELGVVAATGQMRRQMASDYNLRLGLLVAAWAFEGAPALNEVWVAGTLDTATSHECLYWGRLTRSDLEGIDLGPGLDPAEALRAAGVTMELDDGALLPVRQGFSLEDELFCPPARYDAPETSDRELPAEAARALGASCVADLGIDEACWRTRAADELTRGITDSTEGNVRLLMSLMTDGADPAMDAACRRVMEGLIEGTLPDDDPLVVAEELAHGDALSRAVELGTSRMMAKDVAGAGRAVLDALAPVEDAGTYADGDDVAWRAFGSYVDRVLYNRLTAGAGTRTRLAPAALYQARLIASQTELIQGNAESARGLAAGAAHLAPLSAEAALQLSNCLSALGDNDGATATVRRMLAYAHDPEAIGMGYIRMAQLQWERDRPRVARACLQRAREYVPGPLWAAGMQVMAIMGHALDPEGEPTAEEARATLLEADVPLAPTDRVSEVFFEGLRASLDQEIFPVAGDFMSNLGTMSRDDVYFGILRSLEDAPDR, encoded by the coding sequence GTGGGTGCCGCCAAGGGGCCGCTTTCCGGCCTGGGCAGGCTCGTCTCGGCGCTTGCCGGAAGGGGCAGGGCCGCGGCCGAGAAGGGCACGGAGGCTGAGGACGCGCAGGTGGCGCCGGCCGCCGCTTCGCGCGAGGCCGGCGAGAAGGGCGCGGCGGGAGCCTCTGCCACGGCCGAAGCCGAGACCGAGGCCGCTCCGAGCGAGAGCGCGCTGGACATGGCCGCCCTGGTCAGGGAGCTGCTCGGCAGCAGGGAGCCACTGGGCCGGCTGCGCGGCTTCGTCACGGACGTCGAGGGGCGGGCCGCCGGGGACGCCTCACGGCAGGACGCGCTTCTCCCCTGCGGGCGGGAACGCCACCTGGCGCGGCGCCTGCGCGAGGCGGGGCTCTTTGACGACGACGTGGAGCTGCCCGGCTTGAGGGTCATCCAGCCGCGCATGACGGGACTGGTTTACCTGCGCGTGACCGACCGCGAGCTCCCCTACCTGGCTAAGCTGCGCGTCATGGCGCTCGAGGCCGCCCTCAACGAGGCCCTGCTCAGCCAGGCCATGCCCGACGCAAACCCTGCCGCCGGCGAGAGGGACCTCGTCCGAGACGAGCGCCTGCTGCGTCGCTCCATCGCCGAGCAGGCCCGGACCCTGGGGCCGGCCACCGAGCCCGACGACGGCTGCGGCGAGTGGGGGTGCCGTCGCGCGCTGGCCTACGGTATCGAGGCCTTCCAGCTGCCCTTCCGCCTGAAGGCCGACTTCCGTGTCAACGCGGCCGCCGGGGCCGCGGCCTTTGAGCTGGCGCTGGTGCCGCCCCGCGTCATGCCGGGCGAGGCCTGGGTGGACGAGCTGGGCGTCGTTGCCGCCACGGGCCAGATGCGCCGCCAGATGGCGTCCGACTACAACCTCAGGCTGGGTCTTCTGGTGGCCGCCTGGGCCTTCGAGGGGGCGCCCGCGCTTAACGAGGTCTGGGTTGCGGGCACGCTTGACACCGCCACCTCTCACGAGTGCCTCTACTGGGGCCGCCTCACCCGCTCTGACCTGGAGGGCATTGACCTTGGGCCGGGTCTTGACCCCGCGGAGGCGCTCCGTGCGGCAGGCGTCACCATGGAGCTCGACGACGGGGCGCTGCTGCCCGTGCGACAGGGCTTCTCGCTTGAGGACGAGCTCTTCTGCCCGCCCGCGCGCTACGACGCGCCCGAGACCTCCGACCGCGAGCTGCCCGCAGAGGCGGCCCGGGCGCTCGGGGCCTCCTGCGTGGCGGACCTGGGCATAGACGAGGCCTGCTGGCGCACCAGGGCCGCAGACGAGCTCACCCGCGGCATCACGGACTCCACCGAGGGCAACGTGCGCCTCCTGATGTCCCTCATGACGGACGGGGCGGACCCGGCCATGGACGCCGCCTGCCGCCGCGTGATGGAGGGCCTCATCGAGGGGACCCTGCCCGACGACGACCCGCTTGTCGTGGCCGAGGAGCTTGCGCACGGAGACGCGCTCTCTCGCGCCGTCGAGCTGGGCACCAGCCGCATGATGGCAAAGGACGTGGCCGGCGCGGGCCGCGCGGTCCTTGACGCGCTGGCGCCCGTCGAGGACGCCGGCACCTACGCGGACGGAGACGATGTGGCCTGGCGCGCCTTTGGCAGCTACGTCGACCGCGTGCTCTACAACCGCCTGACGGCGGGCGCCGGCACGAGGACCCGCCTTGCCCCCGCCGCCCTCTACCAGGCGCGGCTCATTGCCTCGCAGACCGAGCTCATCCAGGGCAACGCCGAGAGCGCCCGCGGCCTTGCCGCAGGCGCGGCTCACCTGGCTCCCCTCTCCGCCGAGGCGGCGCTGCAGCTCTCCAACTGCCTCTCCGCCCTGGGTGACAACGACGGCGCCACTGCGACCGTCCGCCGCATGCTTGCCTACGCGCACGACCCTGAGGCCATCGGCATGGGCTACATCCGCATGGCGCAGCTGCAGTGGGAGCGGGACCGCCCGCGCGTGGCCCGCGCGTGCCTGCAGCGCGCCCGCGAGTACGTGCCGGGGCCGCTCTGGGCGGCCGGCATGCAGGTCATGGCAATCATGGGCCACGCCCTTGACCCCGAGGGCGAGCCCACCGCCGAGGAGGCGCGGGCGACGCTGCTGGAGGCGGACGTTCCCCTGGCGCCCACGGACCGCGTGAGCGAGGTCTTCTTCGAGGGCCTGCGCGCAAGCCTTGACCAGGAGATCTTCCCCGTGGCCGGGGACTTCATGTCCAACCTGGGCACCATGTCTCGCGACGACGTCTACTTTGGCATCCTGCGCTCCCTCGAGGACGCGCCCGACCGCTAG
- a CDS encoding ABC1 kinase family protein produces the protein MTQAQDNGSRQATGQHVEEPPRGQSAQELLDAWYASVQEELDGADADGQTIGLLGGRSSGAQGPSRRSKLRRIGEMLAIVRRYDIFHGLTPKTLRRMLEELGPTFVKAGQILSMRSEILPPSFTRELERLRTDVEPMDRDTVLAALRAEYDRPIEDIFDAIDDNPLGSASVAQVHKARLVTGELVAIKVQRPHVQETMAQDISIMRSLARYMSRFMGQNQFLDLQSVVDELWQSFREETDFLVEARNLEEFRRNNAGCVYLECPKPHPALCTRHVVVMDYVEGIAIDDTAALTAAGYDCAEIGEKLVDNFATQMLDDGFFHADPHPGNIVVSGGKIVYMDLGIMGRLSSRDRGALSDMIVAVAEKDSARLADGLMRFSISDSAEVDQAHLLSDLDAIVADFGTANLSDLDIGAFVGSLVSMAQKNGIELPGTVTMLARALVTLEGVVDNLMPGASMVDIIKRHLRAHTDPEELASRELRRLAKETLAATHGLLGAAGEAQVAMRMLTRGQLRVNLDLAGTEDPLEDFSRTANRLTMGIIVAGLFIGSSVVYYARIQPVIFGIPVIGFVGYIAAFFLGIWIARDIIRDARRHRR, from the coding sequence GTGACCCAGGCGCAGGACAACGGCAGCAGGCAGGCCACGGGCCAGCACGTCGAGGAGCCCCCGCGCGGACAGTCCGCGCAGGAGCTCCTCGACGCCTGGTACGCGAGCGTCCAGGAGGAGCTCGACGGCGCCGACGCGGACGGCCAGACCATAGGCCTTCTCGGCGGCCGCAGCTCAGGGGCGCAGGGGCCTTCTCGCCGCTCCAAGCTGCGGCGCATTGGAGAGATGCTGGCCATCGTGAGGCGCTACGACATCTTCCACGGCCTCACGCCCAAGACGCTGCGCCGCATGCTGGAGGAGCTGGGCCCCACCTTTGTCAAGGCGGGCCAGATCCTCTCCATGCGGTCCGAGATTCTGCCGCCGAGCTTCACACGCGAGCTGGAGCGCCTGCGCACGGACGTGGAGCCCATGGACCGCGACACCGTGCTCGCCGCCCTGCGCGCCGAGTACGACCGGCCCATCGAGGACATCTTTGACGCCATTGACGACAACCCTCTGGGGTCTGCCTCGGTGGCCCAGGTGCACAAGGCGCGCCTGGTCACGGGCGAGCTCGTGGCCATCAAGGTCCAGCGCCCCCACGTGCAGGAGACCATGGCGCAGGACATCTCCATCATGAGGTCGCTGGCGCGCTATATGAGTCGCTTCATGGGGCAGAACCAGTTCCTTGACCTGCAGTCCGTGGTGGACGAGCTCTGGCAGTCCTTCCGCGAGGAGACGGACTTCCTCGTGGAGGCCAGAAACCTCGAGGAGTTCCGCCGCAACAACGCCGGCTGCGTCTACCTGGAGTGCCCCAAGCCCCACCCGGCCCTGTGCACCCGCCACGTGGTGGTCATGGACTACGTGGAGGGCATCGCCATAGACGACACTGCCGCCCTCACCGCGGCCGGCTACGACTGCGCTGAGATCGGCGAGAAGCTCGTGGACAACTTCGCCACCCAGATGCTAGACGACGGCTTCTTCCACGCGGACCCCCACCCCGGCAACATCGTGGTCAGCGGCGGCAAGATCGTCTACATGGACTTGGGCATCATGGGCAGGCTCTCCTCGCGCGACCGAGGCGCCCTCTCGGACATGATCGTCGCGGTTGCCGAGAAGGATTCCGCGCGCCTGGCGGACGGCCTCATGCGCTTCTCCATATCCGACAGCGCCGAGGTGGACCAGGCGCACCTGCTCTCCGACCTGGACGCCATTGTGGCGGACTTTGGCACGGCCAACCTGTCTGACCTGGACATCGGCGCCTTCGTGGGGTCTCTGGTCTCCATGGCGCAGAAGAACGGCATCGAGCTGCCGGGCACGGTGACCATGCTGGCTCGCGCCCTGGTGACCCTGGAGGGCGTGGTGGACAACCTCATGCCTGGCGCCTCCATGGTGGACATCATCAAGCGGCACCTGCGCGCCCATACCGACCCCGAGGAGCTTGCCAGCCGCGAGCTGCGGCGCCTTGCCAAGGAGACCCTTGCCGCCACCCACGGGCTTCTTGGCGCGGCGGGGGAGGCCCAGGTTGCCATGCGCATGCTCACCCGCGGCCAGCTGCGCGTCAACCTCGACCTTGCCGGCACCGAGGACCCGCTGGAGGACTTCTCCCGCACGGCCAACCGCCTGACCATGGGCATCATCGTGGCGGGCCTGTTCATAGGCTCGTCGGTGGTCTACTACGCCCGCATCCAGCCGGTCATCTTCGGCATCCCGGTCATCGGCTTTGTGGGCTACATCGCGGCGTTCTTCCTGGGCATCTGGATCGCCCGCGACATCATCCGCGACGCCCGGAGGCACCGCAGGTAG
- a CDS encoding DUF4869 domain-containing protein has product MLTIHYGDMDGVVYNTSTYFNNTYSPEWLEDPFAQRIIKSVDKGVVMGPNAIQTKVLGIIPPEKLSSGTKTLLLMNFDPTRVFNATNCGDNCAYWILRIAAKKDVTINLYHLMDFGGGRFTAKVANTGQIVHTMDELAIIGANCLREDWA; this is encoded by the coding sequence TTGCTCACAATCCACTACGGAGACATGGACGGCGTCGTCTACAACACGTCGACGTACTTCAACAACACATATTCGCCCGAGTGGCTTGAGGACCCGTTTGCCCAGAGAATCATCAAGTCCGTCGACAAGGGCGTGGTGATGGGGCCCAACGCCATACAGACCAAAGTTCTGGGCATCATTCCGCCCGAGAAGCTCTCCAGCGGCACCAAGACCCTCTTGCTCATGAACTTCGACCCCACACGGGTCTTCAACGCCACCAATTGCGGAGACAACTGCGCTTACTGGATCTTGCGCATCGCCGCCAAGAAGGACGTTACCATCAACCTCTACCACCTCATGGACTTTGGCGGCGGCAGGTTCACTGCCAAGGTTGCCAACACGGGACAGATCGTTCACACCATGGATGAGCTGGCCATCATTGGCGCCAACTGCCTGAGGGAGGACTGGGCATGA
- a CDS encoding HAD family hydrolase translates to MPLTGEDVANKGLVIFDFDGTLVDSMPGIIRTARSVMHRHGWSDEALGDMRRIVGPPFPAAFTEVYGVDPEEAMRITEEYRAVYQNLGRDGWPLFDGMRELLGDLRAAGRKVAIASSKRQFLLDRGIDTNEVRDLFDLPLGKERDNGQTKAMIIGDVLGRLGFSPDQAVMVGDRRFDVEAAHEAGLPCVGVTMGHTCEPQELVDAGCCALCDTVDDLRRVLLG, encoded by the coding sequence ATGCCCCTCACCGGCGAGGACGTGGCCAACAAGGGCCTCGTCATCTTTGACTTCGACGGAACGCTCGTGGACTCCATGCCCGGCATCATCCGAACCGCGCGCTCCGTCATGCACCGGCACGGCTGGAGCGACGAGGCGCTGGGGGACATGCGCCGCATCGTGGGGCCGCCCTTCCCGGCCGCGTTCACCGAGGTCTACGGCGTGGACCCCGAGGAGGCCATGCGAATCACCGAGGAGTACCGCGCCGTCTACCAGAACCTCGGGCGCGACGGCTGGCCGCTCTTCGACGGCATGCGCGAGCTGCTGGGGGACCTGCGGGCCGCCGGCCGCAAGGTGGCCATCGCGTCCTCCAAGAGGCAGTTCCTGCTGGACCGCGGCATCGACACCAACGAGGTCCGCGACCTCTTCGACCTGCCGCTGGGCAAGGAGCGCGACAACGGCCAGACCAAGGCCATGATCATTGGCGACGTCCTGGGCCGCCTGGGCTTCTCGCCCGACCAGGCCGTCATGGTGGGGGACCGCCGCTTTGACGTTGAGGCCGCCCACGAGGCGGGTCTGCCCTGCGTGGGCGTGACCATGGGCCACACGTGCGAGCCGCAGGAGCTCGTTGACGCCGGGTGCTGCGCCCTGTGCGACACCGTGGACGACCTGCGGCGCGTTCTTCTCGGCTAG
- a CDS encoding glycosyltransferase family 2 protein → MCQLPSSRAETNLRVLAIIPAYNEEGCIEATVDEFTSVVPECDYLVVNDGSSDQTEAICKRRGFNYVSHPVNLGLTGGFQTGCRYALEHGYDAVIQFDADGQHMPKYVTPMIERMERDGADIVIGSRFVDEEKPVSARMIGSRLITSIIKLTCGQTINDPTSGMRLFNRKMVGEFVSRFDFGPEPDSVAFLLRKGAKVSEVQVQMRERQAGESYLNAWKSISYMARTCMSILFVQWFR, encoded by the coding sequence GTGTGCCAATTACCGAGCAGTAGGGCGGAAACCAACTTGAGGGTACTTGCAATAATCCCCGCATACAACGAAGAGGGGTGCATTGAGGCTACGGTGGACGAGTTCACGTCCGTCGTGCCGGAATGCGACTACCTCGTTGTTAATGACGGCTCCTCTGACCAGACTGAGGCAATCTGCAAACGCCGTGGCTTCAACTACGTGAGTCACCCCGTCAACCTTGGGCTCACGGGCGGATTCCAGACTGGATGCCGTTATGCGCTTGAGCATGGTTACGATGCTGTCATTCAGTTTGACGCGGACGGGCAGCACATGCCCAAGTATGTCACGCCGATGATTGAGCGCATGGAACGCGATGGGGCCGACATTGTCATCGGCTCCCGCTTTGTTGACGAGGAGAAGCCCGTCTCGGCGCGCATGATTGGGTCCCGACTCATTACGTCCATCATCAAGCTAACTTGCGGACAGACCATCAACGATCCCACAAGCGGGATGAGGCTCTTCAACCGCAAGATGGTTGGAGAGTTTGTTTCTCGCTTTGACTTTGGCCCCGAGCCGGATTCCGTCGCTTTTCTTCTGCGCAAGGGCGCAAAGGTCTCCGAGGTGCAGGTTCAGATGCGCGAGCGCCAGGCTGGTGAGAGCTACCTCAACGCCTGGAAGTCCATCTCCTACATGGCGCGCACTTGCATGTCCATCCTCTTCGTCCAGTGGTTCAGGTGA
- a CDS encoding DUF2304 domain-containing protein, with protein MNITLRIFLLLVAVFTLLFVVRKLRKSALEIIDSIFWVFLAVLLIVVAAFPQLVFWVTGIFGFDSSSNFVFFCGILVLLARLFTQDLKVATLKRKLTTLTQTEALKEHER; from the coding sequence GTGAACATCACTTTGCGAATCTTCTTGCTTCTTGTTGCGGTATTCACGCTGCTGTTCGTTGTGCGCAAGCTAAGGAAGTCTGCGCTGGAGATCATCGACTCCATCTTCTGGGTGTTTCTTGCCGTGCTGCTCATCGTGGTGGCGGCGTTCCCGCAGCTGGTGTTCTGGGTGACCGGGATCTTTGGGTTCGACTCGTCTTCCAACTTCGTCTTCTTCTGCGGCATCCTGGTGCTTCTCGCCCGCCTGTTCACGCAGGACCTCAAGGTGGCCACGCTCAAGAGAAAGCTCACCACGCTGACGCAGACCGAGGCGCTGAAGGAGCATGAGAGGTAG